From the genome of Papaver somniferum cultivar HN1 chromosome 2, ASM357369v1, whole genome shotgun sequence, one region includes:
- the LOC113349879 gene encoding protein argonaute 1-like isoform X2 — protein MWVSYCQLIQVSITPEGTSRGVNMAVMEQPVKLYREFHLGRRLPAYDGRKSLTAGPLPFSNKDFSITLIYEDDDTGAARREKIFKVAIKYAARADLQHLGMFLQGKHADAPQEALQVLNIVLRKLLTYRYPPTWGEDSHLVKVWKVGEVFTRVFPPLFH, from the exons ATGTGGGTCTCTTACTGCCAATTGATTCAG GTTTCCATCACTCCTGAAGGTACATCAAGGGGTGTGAACATGGCTGTTATGGAGCAGCCAGTGAAATTATACAGAGAGTTTCATCTTGGAAGACGCCTTCCTGCTTACGATGGAAGGAAGAGTCTTACTGCTGGACCGTTACCTTTTTCTAACAAGGATTTCTCAATTACCTTGATTTACGAGGATGATGACACTGGAGCTGCTAG GAGAGAGAAGATATTCAAAGTTGCTATCAAATATGCTGCTCGAGCGGATCTCCAACACTTGGGAATGTTTTTGCAGGGAAAACATGCAGATGCACCTCAGGAAGCTCTTCAAGTTCTCAACATTGTTCTGCGCAAGCTTCTAACTTATAG GTATCCCCCAACTTGGGGAGAAGACAGTCACTTGGTGAAGGTTTGGAAAGTTGGAGAGGTTTTTACCAGAGTATTCCCCCCACTCTTTCATTGA
- the LOC113349879 gene encoding protein argonaute 1-like isoform X1, which yields MWVSYCQLIQVSITPEGTSRGVNMAVMEQPVKLYREFHLGRRLPAYDGRKSLTAGPLPFSNKDFSITLIYEDDDTGAARREKIFKVAIKYAARADLQHLGMFLQGKHADAPQEALQVLNIVLRKLLTYRYPPTWGEDSHLVKVWKVGEVFTRICLPWFSLSHYLS from the exons ATGTGGGTCTCTTACTGCCAATTGATTCAG GTTTCCATCACTCCTGAAGGTACATCAAGGGGTGTGAACATGGCTGTTATGGAGCAGCCAGTGAAATTATACAGAGAGTTTCATCTTGGAAGACGCCTTCCTGCTTACGATGGAAGGAAGAGTCTTACTGCTGGACCGTTACCTTTTTCTAACAAGGATTTCTCAATTACCTTGATTTACGAGGATGATGACACTGGAGCTGCTAG GAGAGAGAAGATATTCAAAGTTGCTATCAAATATGCTGCTCGAGCGGATCTCCAACACTTGGGAATGTTTTTGCAGGGAAAACATGCAGATGCACCTCAGGAAGCTCTTCAAGTTCTCAACATTGTTCTGCGCAAGCTTCTAACTTATAG GTATCCCCCAACTTGGGGAGAAGACAGTCACTTGGTGAAGGTTTGGAAAGTTGGAGAGGTTTTTACCAGA atatgTCTTCCATGGTTTTCATTGAGCCATTACCTGTCATAG